One Vitis riparia cultivar Riparia Gloire de Montpellier isolate 1030 chromosome 4, EGFV_Vit.rip_1.0, whole genome shotgun sequence genomic window carries:
- the LOC117913492 gene encoding ubiquitin domain-containing protein DSK2b-like: protein MGGGDGVAGDASESNAGGGVTVHVRCSNGSKFSVQISLESTVRAFKAVLSQNCDIPAEQQRLIYKGRILKDDQTLESYGLEADHTVHLVRGFAPPAPADKAGPADSGRPNTTPPSIPTDAGLNEGGALGGSGFGASLFPGLGINGLGGTGGLFGAGLPEFEQMQQQLTQNPSMMREIMNMPVVQNLMNNPDIMHNLIMSNPQMREIIDRNPELAHILNDPSTLRQTLEAARNPELMREMMRNTDRAMSNIESSPEGFNMLRRMYETVQEPFLNATTMSGDSGSDLGSNPFAALLGTQGGVQAHDRSANPPTAGSDTTNNSPAPNTNPLPNPWTPGGGGGKKFHSLNFLKNVLVSGQTVHLSLILFILFNSSVILFNF, encoded by the exons ATGGGCGGCGGTGATGGAGTTGCCGGCGATGCTAGCGAATCGAACGCCGGCGGTGGAGTCACCGTTCACGTCCGATGCTCCAACGGTTCGAAGTTCTCTGTCCAGATTAGCCTCGAATCGACCGTCAGAGCATTCAAAGCCGTTCTCTCGCAGAACTGCGATATTCCCGCGGAGCAGCAGCGATTGATTTACAAGGGACGGATCTTGAAGGACGACCAAACCCTAGAGAGCTACG GCCTGGAGGCGGATCACACTGTCCACTTGGTTCGTGGTTTTGCCCCACCTGCACCAGCTGACAAGGCTGGTCCAGCCGATTCAGGGCGTCCAAATACTACTCCTCCAAGTATTCCTACAGATGCTGGTTTGAATGAAGGTGGGGCATTAGGAGGTTCTGGTTTTGGAGCTTCCCTCTTTCCTGGACTTGGTATCAATGGTTTAGGTGGCACTGGAGGTTTATTTGGGGCTGGACTTCCAGAGTTTGAGCAAATGCAGCAACAGTTGACTCAAAACCCCAGCATGATGAGAGAAATAATGAACATGCCTGTTGTTCAGAACTTAATGAATAATCCCGACATAATGCATAACTTGATTATGAGCAATCCTCAAATGCGTGAAATAATTGATCGAAATCCTGAGCTAGCACACATACTTAATGATCCTAGTACTCTCCGTCAGACCTTAGAAGCTGCAAGAAACCCTGAACTCATGCGTGAGATGATGCGTAATACTGACAGAGCAATGAGCAACATTGAATCATCCCCTGAGGGATTCAACATGCTCAGGCGCATGTATGAAACTGTTCAAGAGCCATTTCTGAATGCAACTACAATGTCTGGGGACAGTGGAAGTGATTTAGGATCAAACCCTTTTGCAGCTCTTTTAGGGACCCAAGGTGGGGTTCAGGCCCATGATCGATCTGCTAATCCTCCAACCGCTGGTTCTGATACAACAAATAATTCTCCTGCTCCAAATACAAACCCTCTTCCCAACCCTTGGACCccaggtggtggtggtggtaagAAATTTCACTCtcttaattttcttaagaatgttcTGGTTTCAGGGCAGACAGTTCACCtttctcttattctttttattcttttcaattCTTCTGTTATACTTTTCAACTTTTAA
- the LOC117912771 gene encoding uncharacterized protein LOC117912771: MRPMTLSFTLLMALTLKASNGFVSRIRALFKLQRFSHAIVDGGLQPQFHRDMGSDSNSIPEQCQIDMSKWKKLDSRTFGITRSMISSPSWVVLRLLQREGFEAYLVGGCVRDLILNKTPKDFDVITTAKLKQIKKRFRRAQIVGRRFPICRVHVKGSVIEVSSFETVATHGEEKEKVSFSQMPSGCDESDFNRWRNCMHRDFTINSLFFDPFVNKIYDYANGMKDLRSLKLRTLIPAQLSFKEDCARMLRGLRIAARLGLSFSRETETAIRSLASSVKSLDKSRIMLELNYMLSYGSAKPSLCLLWRFNLLDILLPFHGAYLAQQATEPSAQHSMMFMKLFFNLDKLVTCDRPCDCSLWVGLLAFHMALVNKPQDASVVWTLSSVLYHGKWTEGVKFARKHALAPISFSPEILVECDSKSDEELAERVSELASLVQDCAISSTKTGDLSASMSDYPDYPCTGLVFVQKRMAERVAHIFNVLVNGIESYKEGRESPEIDYYLLGKGDLRETRFVLGKVIMDTMSSGLVQMGTEVLEEKNQLYMSYNEQKPEALEEDCHPILYEVVKHLVVAKEDKKRSLSSFNPELQQERGKKQKLVDIEFDPLEQEIAKEKQKEKNNKHQEIAKKQEMAENEQHQEMAKKHLKMVGKENLQKSAKRQDKVAKNSHLPQQKLARKQNEQHKLEEAVNQKPSRPSLSSLFK, translated from the exons ATGAGGCCCATGACACTCTCCTTCACGCTTCTGATGGCCTTAACACTCAAAGCCAGTAATGGCTTCGTATCTCGCATCAGAGCCCTATTCAAACTGCAG AGATTTAGCCACGCAATAGTCGACGGAGGACTACAACCTCAATTCCACCGAGATATGGGTTCGGATTCGAACTCAATCCCAGAACAAT GTCAAATTGACATGTCgaaatggaaaaaattggaCTCAAGGACCTTCGGTATAACGCGGTCGATGATTTCATCGCCCTCATGGGTTGTCTTGAGACTTCTTCAGCGTGAAG GATTTGAAGCCTACCTGGTAGGTGGGTGTGTGAGAGACTTAATCCTGAATAAAACACCTAAAGATTTTGATGTGATCACCACAGCTAAACTTAAACAG ATCAAGAAGAGATTTCGCCGTGCTCAGATTGTTGGACGGCGGTTTCCTATATGCAGAGTGCATGTTAAAGGTTCTGTAATTGAG GTATCCAGCTTTGAAACAGTGGCAACGCatggtgaagaaaaagaaaaagttagttTCTCCCAAATGCCAAGTGGTTGTGATGAAAGTGACTTCAATCGCTGGAGGAACTGTATGCATCGAGATTTCACAATTAACAG TTTATTCTTTGATCCTTTTGTGAATAAAATCTATGATTACGCTAATGGAATGAAGGATTTGAGGTCCTTAAAG CTACGGACATTAATCCCCGCACAGTTGTCATTCAAAGAGGACTGCG CTAGAATGTTGCGGGGTTTAAGAATTGCAGCTCGTCTAGGCCTGTCATTTTCAAGGGAAACTGAGACTGCAATACGAAGCCTTGCTTCATCTGTTAAGAGTTTGGACAAG TCCAGGATAATGTTGGAGTTAAACTATATGCTGTCTTATGGATCCGCTAAGCCTTCTCTCTGTTTACTTTGGAGATTCAACCTGCTTGACATTCTGCTTCCATTTCAT GGAGCATACCTTGCTCAACAGGCCACTGAACCATCTGCACAGCATTCCATGATGTTTATG AAATTATTCTTCAATTTGGATAAATTGGTTACTTGTGATCGACCTTGTGATTGCAGTCTATG GGTTGGACTGTTGGCATTTCACATGGCATTAGTAAACAAACCCCAAGATGCTTCTGTAGTTTGGACTTTATCTTCTGTTCTATATCATGGGAAGTGGACAGAAGGTGTTAAATTTGCAAGAAAACATGCTCTAGCACCAATTAGTTTCTCACCTGAGATTTTAGTGGAATGTGATTCTAAATCAGATGAAGAACTAGCAGAAAGAGTTTCTGAGTTGGCATCACTTGTGCAAGATTGTGCAATTTCTTCGACTAAAACGGGTGACCTTTCTGCATCAATGTCCGACTACCCTGACTACCCATGCACTGGTTTG GTATTTGTACAGAAGAGGATGGCAGAACGTGTTGCTCATATTTTTAATGTGCTGGTGAATGGTATTGAATCTTATAAGGAGGGAAGGGAGAGTCCTGAGATTGACTATTACTTGCTTGGAAAGGGAGATCTGAGAGAGACTAGATTTGTTCTTGGCAAAGTTATTATGGACACAATGAGCAGTGGGCTTGTCCAGATGGGAACAGAGGTTCTTGAGGAGAAAAATCAGCTGTACATGTCTTATAATGAACAGAAGCCAGAGGCACTCGAAGAGGATTGCCATCCCATTCTTTATGAGGTGGTAAAACATCTGGTGGTTGCTAAGGAGGATAAAAAACGCAGTCTATCATCATTTAATCCTGAACTACAGCAAGAGAGGGGAAAGAAGCAGAAGTTGGTTGACATAGAGTTTGATCCTTTAGAGCAGGAGATTGCTAAGGAGAAgcagaaagaaaagaataacaAACACCAGGAGATAGCAAAAAAGCAGGAGATGGCTGAGAATGAGCAGCACCAGGAAATGGCCAAGAAGCATTTGAAAATGGTAGGGAAGGAGAATCTCCAAAAATCAGCTAAAAGGCAGGATAAAGTAGCTAAGAACAGTCATTTACCACAACAGAAGTTGGCCAGAAAGCAAAATGAGCAGCACAAGCTAGAAGAAGCAGTTAATCAGAAACCTAGTCGACCGTCATTATCCAGTCTCTTCAAGTGA